Proteins co-encoded in one Campylobacter ornithocola genomic window:
- a CDS encoding multicopper oxidase family protein → MDRRLFLKFNVLGLASISSVYAMGDHSHHNMHSKHAKKDIKEIDTSFIKLENPNIKLLDEKNFPSGQTLTKLKLLKNTSTKKNFFRSSIEIKESQIELVKGKKTKCFTYNGSIPGPKIEVYEGDTVEILVKNSLKEPTTIHWHGLDIPPEQDGNPHDPIMPGRERIYRFKLGENSAGTYWYHPHPHYTTAKQVYKGLAGVFVVKAKKDALSHLKEQDWVISDLRLDENAQIPDNNLFDWLNGREGNLVLINGQLKPKITLGEAQRIRIYNLCAARYLNLRIKGAKFILVGTDGGLIEKGVELDELFLSPASRVEVLIKASKGNFKLESIYYDRDKMLVKEEPYTLMLADLKIEKTIENIPEKLREFSPLKEVTSFKEVIMSEDHMQMHGISKKSEEEIKKSLASMFLINGKTFDMNRTDLTSKLNEVEEWVVKNKSHMDHPFHIHGTQFELISSKFKDKITKAKFRALQDTINVRPSEELRLRVSQKFTGIRMFHCHILEHEDLGMMGILEIKE, encoded by the coding sequence ATGGACAGAAGGTTATTTTTAAAATTTAATGTTTTAGGTTTAGCAAGCATTAGCAGTGTGTATGCAATGGGAGATCATTCTCATCACAATATGCACTCAAAACATGCAAAAAAAGATATAAAAGAAATCGATACTTCTTTTATAAAACTAGAAAATCCAAACATTAAACTACTCGATGAAAAAAACTTTCCTAGCGGACAAACATTAACAAAATTAAAACTTCTAAAAAATACAAGTACAAAGAAAAATTTCTTCAGATCAAGTATAGAAATCAAAGAAAGTCAAATAGAACTTGTTAAAGGCAAAAAAACAAAATGCTTTACTTACAATGGCTCTATACCTGGACCTAAAATAGAAGTTTATGAAGGTGATACTGTAGAAATTTTGGTAAAAAATAGTTTAAAAGAACCAACTACTATCCACTGGCATGGACTTGACATACCACCTGAACAAGATGGCAACCCACATGATCCTATCATGCCTGGTAGAGAAAGAATTTATCGCTTTAAACTTGGAGAAAATTCAGCAGGAACTTACTGGTATCATCCGCACCCACACTACACCACAGCAAAGCAAGTTTATAAAGGCCTAGCAGGGGTATTTGTGGTAAAAGCTAAAAAAGATGCATTGTCGCATTTAAAAGAGCAAGATTGGGTGATTAGTGATTTGCGTTTAGATGAAAATGCACAAATTCCTGATAATAATTTATTTGATTGGCTAAATGGTAGAGAAGGAAATTTAGTTCTTATCAATGGACAATTAAAACCAAAAATAACACTTGGAGAAGCTCAAAGAATTCGTATTTATAATCTTTGTGCGGCAAGATATTTAAATTTACGCATTAAAGGTGCTAAATTTATTTTAGTAGGAACTGATGGAGGGCTTATAGAAAAAGGTGTTGAATTAGATGAGTTATTTTTAAGTCCTGCTTCAAGAGTAGAAGTGTTAATCAAAGCAAGTAAGGGTAATTTTAAACTTGAAAGCATTTATTATGACCGCGATAAAATGCTTGTTAAAGAAGAACCTTACACTCTTATGCTAGCTGATCTTAAAATAGAAAAAACTATAGAAAACATACCTGAAAAATTACGCGAATTTTCACCTTTAAAAGAAGTTACAAGCTTTAAAGAAGTGATTATGAGCGAAGATCATATGCAAATGCATGGTATAAGTAAAAAAAGTGAAGAAGAAATCAAAAAAAGCCTTGCTTCTATGTTTTTAATCAATGGTAAAACATTTGATATGAATAGAACGGATTTAACCTCAAAATTAAATGAAGTAGAAGAATGGGTAGTAAAAAACAAATCACATATGGATCATCCTTTCCATATACATGGAACACAATTTGAACTCATTTCTTCTAAATTTAAGGATAAAATAACAAAAGCAAAATTCAGAGCATTGCAAGATACGATTAATGTAAGACCTAGTGAAGAACTAAGACTTAGAGTGAGTCAAAAATTTACCGGTATTAGAATGTTTCACTGCCATATTTTAGAGCATGAAGATCTTGGAATGATGGGAATTTTAGAAATAAAAGAATAA
- the nspC gene encoding carboxynorspermidine decarboxylase translates to MLIKNHLDKNFQTPAYILEEDKLRKNCELLTKVSEQSGVKVLLALKGFAFSGAMDIVGEYLSGCTCSGLWEAKFAKEYMGKEIHTFSPAFKDDEIDEIIDLSHHIVFNSFNQFKKFKDKASHKSLGLRCNPELSVAPKELYNPCGRFSRLGICAIDFENEDLSALSGLHFHALCEESAHSLELVLNAFETKFSKFIKNMKWVNFGGGHHITKEGYDTQKLIDLCKKFSDKYGVQVYLEPGEAVGWQCGTLVASVIDIIENEKKIAILDTSSEAHMPDTIIMPYTSEVLNARILSSRDGEKYSELKEDEFAYLLGGNTCLAGDIMGEYAFNQELKIGQKIVFLDQIHYSIVKNTTFNGVRLPNLMFLDKNENLSMVREFGYENYSKRN, encoded by the coding sequence ATGCTAATTAAAAATCATCTAGATAAAAATTTTCAAACTCCTGCTTATATTTTAGAAGAAGATAAACTAAGAAAAAATTGTGAGCTTTTGACTAAAGTAAGTGAGCAAAGTGGAGTAAAAGTTTTACTTGCCTTAAAAGGTTTTGCTTTTTCAGGTGCTATGGATATAGTGGGTGAGTATTTATCAGGTTGTACTTGTAGTGGGCTTTGGGAAGCTAAATTTGCAAAAGAATATATGGGTAAAGAAATTCATACTTTTTCACCCGCTTTTAAAGATGATGAAATAGATGAAATCATAGATCTTTCACATCATATAGTATTTAATTCTTTTAATCAATTTAAAAAATTTAAAGATAAAGCAAGTCACAAATCTCTTGGCCTGCGTTGTAATCCAGAGCTTTCAGTGGCTCCAAAAGAACTTTATAATCCTTGCGGTAGATTTTCAAGATTAGGAATTTGTGCGATTGATTTTGAAAATGAAGATTTAAGTGCTTTAAGCGGACTTCATTTTCATGCTTTATGTGAAGAAAGTGCGCATTCTTTAGAGCTTGTGTTAAATGCTTTTGAAACTAAATTTTCAAAATTTATTAAAAATATGAAATGGGTTAATTTTGGTGGGGGTCATCATATCACAAAAGAAGGTTATGACACGCAAAAACTAATTGATCTTTGTAAAAAATTTAGTGATAAATACGGAGTGCAAGTATATCTTGAGCCCGGTGAGGCTGTGGGTTGGCAGTGTGGGACTTTAGTCGCAAGTGTGATAGATATAATAGAAAATGAGAAAAAAATAGCTATTTTAGATACTTCAAGTGAAGCTCATATGCCAGATACTATCATCATGCCTTATACAAGTGAGGTTTTAAATGCTAGAATCTTATCAAGTCGTGATGGGGAAAAATATAGTGAGTTAAAAGAAGATGAATTTGCTTATTTACTTGGTGGTAATACTTGCTTAGCAGGGGATATCATGGGTGAGTATGCTTTTAATCAAGAGTTAAAAATAGGGCAAAAAATAGTATTTTTAGATCAAATTCATTATTCTATAGTTAAAAACACTACTTTTAATGGAGTAAGACTTCCAAATTTAATGTTCTTAGATAAGAATGAGAATTTATCTATGGTTAGAGAGTTT
- a CDS encoding MerR family transcriptional regulator, with amino-acid sequence MAYTIIEVERKTGISSRTLRFWVDKGLFPYIEKDEKGVRYFSEKDLQWVLWIDCYRQIGMSIKDLKDYIALCAKGKNTAKERLEIILSLKEKTLKDIQKFQAILKKLDFKVKYYEKMTKEGEDKLNPLSKNYKKRKKRLKL; translated from the coding sequence TTGGCTTACACTATTATAGAAGTAGAGAGAAAAACAGGTATTTCTAGTAGAACGCTTAGATTTTGGGTGGATAAAGGTCTTTTTCCTTACATAGAAAAAGATGAAAAAGGGGTACGTTATTTCAGTGAAAAAGACTTACAATGGGTACTCTGGATAGATTGCTATAGACAAATTGGTATGAGCATTAAAGATTTAAAAGATTATATTGCCCTTTGTGCTAAAGGAAAAAACACAGCTAAAGAGAGGCTAGAGATTATTTTAAGCTTAAAAGAAAAAACACTAAAAGATATCCAAAAGTTTCAAGCTATTTTAAAAAAACTTGATTTTAAAGTGAAATATTATGAAAAAATGACAAAAGAGGGTGAAGATAAACTAAATCCTCTAAGCAAAAATTATAAAAAACGTAAAAAACGACTAAAACTTTAA
- a CDS encoding MoaD/ThiS family protein, producing MVKVEFLGPINKESLELNVSNLKELKVILGQDESLKEWLELCAVALNDEMIFDDETTLKDGDKICLLPPVCGG from the coding sequence ATGGTAAAAGTTGAATTTCTAGGGCCAATTAACAAAGAAAGCTTAGAACTAAACGTAAGCAATCTTAAAGAATTAAAAGTAATTTTAGGGCAAGATGAAAGCTTAAAAGAATGGCTTGAGCTTTGTGCGGTTGCTTTAAATGATGAAATGATTTTTGATGATGAAACTACCTTAAAAGATGGGGATAAAATATGCTTATTACCACCGGTTTGTGGAGGATGA
- a CDS encoding molybdopterin synthase catalytic subunit, which produces MFELHQGALEIPSIYARWYEYAKDKNYGALITFCGIVRAEDEIEALSFDIYEPLLKTWFEKWCQKLANENASLMFAHSIGEVKVHESSYFAGVLSKQRKLGLKLINDFVEDFKASAPIWKYDIINGEKIYAKERSLKLQGAGILSTKD; this is translated from the coding sequence ATGTTTGAATTACATCAAGGAGCCTTAGAAATTCCTAGCATTTATGCTAGATGGTATGAATATGCTAAAGATAAAAACTACGGAGCTTTGATCACATTTTGCGGTATAGTTAGAGCTGAAGATGAGATTGAGGCTTTGAGTTTTGATATATATGAGCCTTTATTAAAAACTTGGTTTGAAAAATGGTGCCAAAAACTCGCAAATGAAAATGCAAGCTTGATGTTTGCTCACTCTATCGGTGAGGTTAAGGTGCATGAGAGTTCTTATTTTGCTGGGGTTTTAAGCAAGCAAAGAAAATTAGGATTAAAACTAATTAATGATTTTGTAGAAGATTTTAAAGCAAGTGCGCCTATATGGAAATATGATATCATTAATGGCGAAAAAATTTACGCCAAAGAACGCTCTTTGAAACTTCAAGGAGCAGGAATTTTAAGCACTAAGGACTAA
- a CDS encoding carboxymuconolactone decarboxylase family protein, protein MQLTQKAKEIFEKFFGKTENLTLIQNDKEYFTNHINFTFGESFVKANLDKEKYFLITLASTLAVGGKIEFGILLKAAIKNEVDPIKIKEIIYQATPYIGFARVLDFLSLCNDIFKELNITLPLKSQGTTTKSNRKTKGKEIQNMIFGEVNITKMIESTPKDKSFINDFLSANCFGDYYTRNGLDLKTRELLTLVYLISLGGADNQVKAHMQGNINMSQSREDLLDIIAALIPYIGYPKALNAIVVLDSLTLKA, encoded by the coding sequence ATGCAATTAACACAAAAAGCAAAAGAAATTTTTGAGAAATTTTTTGGAAAAACAGAGAATTTGACACTTATACAAAATGATAAAGAATATTTTACCAACCACATTAATTTTACTTTTGGCGAAAGTTTTGTAAAGGCAAATTTAGATAAAGAAAAATATTTTTTAATCACACTTGCTTCTACTTTAGCAGTGGGTGGAAAAATAGAGTTTGGAATTTTACTCAAAGCGGCGATTAAAAATGAGGTAGATCCTATTAAGATTAAAGAAATAATCTATCAAGCCACACCTTATATAGGTTTTGCTAGGGTACTTGATTTTTTAAGTCTTTGTAATGATATATTTAAAGAGTTAAATATTACTCTGCCTTTAAAGTCGCAAGGTACAACTACAAAATCTAATCGTAAAACAAAAGGTAAAGAAATACAAAATATGATTTTTGGCGAGGTAAATATCACTAAAATGATAGAATCTACCCCTAAGGATAAAAGCTTTATAAATGATTTTTTAAGTGCAAATTGCTTTGGAGACTATTACACAAGAAATGGACTTGATTTGAAAACTAGAGAACTTTTAACCTTGGTGTATCTAATCTCACTTGGTGGAGCTGATAATCAAGTAAAAGCTCATATGCAAGGGAATATTAATATGAGCCAAAGTAGAGAAGATTTGCTAGATATCATAGCTGCGCTTATCCCTTACATCGGCTATCCAAAGGCATTAAACGCTATTGTAGTACTTGACAGCCTTACTCTAAAGGCTTGA
- a CDS encoding aldo/keto reductase, giving the protein MQKRKLRNLKVSTLGLGCMGMSFGYGKAKDEKEMINLIHKAKDIGINFFDTAEVYGPFTNEELVGKALKSFKHEVIIATKFGITIENNKQILDSSPKIIRKSIEGSLKRLNVDCIDLYYQHRVDTKINVEEVANLMSDLYKEGKIKAWGMSEAGIQSIKKAHAIFPLSAVQSEYSLWWREPENELLSVLEELNIGFVPFSPLGKGFLAGKFDANSTFANDDFRSQVPRFESENLKTNLILLNTLKDLADSKNATLAQIALAWVLAQKSFIVPIFGTTNLQRLEENTNALNISFNKEELKTIKMILDKIEIKGDRYKGEAAERVGK; this is encoded by the coding sequence ATGCAAAAAAGAAAGCTAAGAAATTTAAAAGTAAGCACTCTAGGACTTGGTTGTATGGGTATGAGTTTTGGCTATGGTAAAGCTAAAGACGAAAAAGAAATGATAAATCTTATCCATAAAGCAAAAGATATTGGGATAAATTTTTTTGATACAGCTGAAGTTTATGGACCATTTACCAATGAAGAATTAGTTGGCAAAGCATTAAAATCTTTTAAACATGAAGTAATCATTGCGACTAAATTTGGCATTACCATAGAAAATAACAAACAAATCTTAGACAGTTCACCAAAAATCATTAGAAAAAGCATTGAAGGAAGTTTAAAAAGACTTAATGTTGATTGTATTGATCTTTACTATCAGCACAGAGTTGATACAAAGATAAATGTGGAAGAAGTTGCAAATTTAATGAGTGATCTTTACAAAGAAGGTAAAATCAAAGCTTGGGGCATGAGTGAAGCAGGTATTCAAAGTATTAAAAAAGCTCATGCGATTTTCCCGCTAAGTGCAGTGCAAAGCGAGTATTCTTTATGGTGGAGAGAGCCAGAAAATGAACTTTTAAGTGTTTTAGAAGAATTAAATATAGGCTTTGTACCATTTTCTCCTTTAGGAAAAGGCTTTTTAGCGGGAAAATTTGATGCAAATTCCACTTTTGCAAACGATGACTTTAGATCTCAAGTACCACGATTTGAGAGTGAAAATTTAAAGACAAATTTAATTTTACTCAATACACTAAAAGATTTAGCAGATTCCAAAAATGCCACTTTAGCACAAATAGCACTTGCTTGGGTTTTAGCACAAAAATCTTTCATTGTACCCATTTTTGGTACAACTAACTTACAAAGATTAGAAGAAAATACTAATGCTTTAAATATTAGTTTTAACAAAGAAGAGTTAAAAACTATAAAAATGATTCTAGACA
- a CDS encoding cyclophilin-like fold protein, producing the protein MQIKLLFDDKELLIILEENETSKQFYNTLPMELKFSDFAKKEKIAHLPQTLNAKGNSTYKPQVGDLFYYAPWGNIGIFYELQKANDDLVFLGKVQGDLEILKAQKGDFNVKITKE; encoded by the coding sequence ATGCAGATAAAATTACTTTTTGACGATAAAGAGTTGCTTATAATTTTAGAAGAGAATGAAACTTCAAAGCAGTTTTATAATACCTTACCTATGGAATTAAAATTTAGTGATTTTGCAAAAAAAGAAAAAATTGCTCATTTACCGCAAACATTAAACGCAAAAGGAAATAGTACCTATAAACCACAAGTTGGGGATTTATTTTATTATGCACCATGGGGAAATATTGGTATTTTTTATGAATTACAGAAGGCAAATGATGATTTGGTGTTTTTGGGTAAAGTACAAGGTGATTTAGAAATATTAAAAGCACAAAAAGGTGATTTCAATGTAAAAATCACAAAGGAGTGA
- a CDS encoding cupin domain-containing protein: protein MQIIEKAGKHGSFKGDSKIFSGDVKIHMIFKANEWRDFSGGLVEFSKNARSAWHTHPKGQTLIITEGEIITKVPGQKAVIAKKGDVISCPIGVKHFHGATNTSKGVHIALTSEIDGRNVEWLELVSDEEYKNALKEARKQE from the coding sequence ATGCAAATTATAGAAAAAGCCGGAAAGCATGGAAGCTTTAAAGGGGATTCTAAAATCTTTAGTGGTGATGTTAAAATACATATGATATTCAAGGCAAATGAATGGAGAGATTTTAGTGGTGGCTTAGTAGAATTTAGTAAAAATGCTAGAAGTGCGTGGCACACTCACCCTAAAGGACAAACCTTAATTATAACAGAAGGAGAAATTATTACAAAAGTACCAGGTCAAAAAGCTGTAATAGCCAAAAAAGGTGATGTTATAAGCTGTCCAATTGGAGTAAAGCATTTCCACGGAGCAACGAATACAAGTAAAGGGGTGCATATAGCACTCACAAGTGAAATCGATGGTAGAAATGTAGAATGGTTGGAATTAGTTAGCGATGAAGAGTATAAGAATGCACTCAAAGAGGCAAGAAAGCAAGAGTAA
- a CDS encoding molybdopterin molybdotransferase MoeA yields MLTSYSQSLDILHSHIQTYEKIENIALTQCLDRILATDIKASTNNPQFPTASMDGYAIKFSEQDEALSIIGEVPAGVFPSFKIQNKECVKTFTGSLMSEGCDTLVPVEKVEVKNGIIYIKEKVSQGFAVRKVGESYTEGEILLTKGTKLGYSEIALLAELGYFHISVFAKPIIGVLSSGSEIKDLGESLEHPAQIRSSNHIAIANMAKKLGAEARIFPLLKDDMQKTPSVLKQALNACDILVTTGGVSMGDFDFLKQAVKEHEIILDKVDVKPGKHIKIAKFEDKFIFALPGFPYSAMVMFNLYVRELLNAWFLQEKDYVFKAFASTDYKKKSSHLEFVACNVEFKDGKIYANLKGKKQGSSAIINNLNHKAALMIANDDIKENDLVDIVLML; encoded by the coding sequence ATGCTAACTTCTTATAGTCAAAGTTTAGACATACTTCATTCACACATACAAACATATGAAAAAATAGAAAACATCGCTTTAACACAGTGCTTAGATAGAATTTTAGCCACAGACATCAAAGCTTCTACTAACAACCCTCAATTTCCCACTGCTTCTATGGATGGTTATGCGATCAAATTTAGTGAGCAAGATGAAGCTTTGTCTATCATAGGCGAAGTACCTGCGGGAGTTTTTCCAAGCTTTAAAATACAAAATAAAGAATGTGTTAAAACCTTTACAGGCTCTTTGATGAGTGAGGGTTGTGATACCTTAGTGCCTGTTGAAAAAGTTGAAGTTAAAAACGGCATAATTTATATAAAGGAAAAAGTTTCACAAGGCTTTGCTGTAAGAAAGGTGGGCGAGAGCTACACCGAGGGCGAAATTTTACTCACTAAAGGTACAAAACTAGGCTATAGTGAGATAGCACTTTTAGCTGAGCTTGGATATTTTCACATTAGTGTATTTGCTAAACCTATCATAGGTGTGCTAAGTAGTGGAAGTGAAATCAAAGACTTGGGCGAAAGCTTAGAGCACCCTGCACAAATTCGCTCATCAAATCATATAGCCATAGCTAATATGGCGAAAAAACTTGGCGCTGAAGCTAGAATTTTCCCACTTTTAAAAGATGATATGCAAAAAACACCAAGTGTTTTAAAACAAGCACTTAATGCATGTGATATTTTAGTTACCACTGGTGGAGTTTCCATGGGGGATTTTGACTTTTTAAAGCAAGCTGTTAAAGAGCATGAAATCATCTTAGACAAAGTCGATGTAAAGCCTGGCAAGCACATCAAAATAGCCAAATTTGAAGATAAATTCATCTTTGCCCTACCGGGTTTTCCATACTCGGCTATGGTGATGTTTAACTTATATGTAAGAGAGCTTTTAAATGCTTGGTTTTTACAAGAAAAGGACTATGTATTTAAAGCATTTGCAAGTACCGACTATAAGAAAAAAAGTTCACATTTAGAATTTGTGGCTTGCAATGTAGAATTTAAAGATGGAAAAATTTATGCCAATTTAAAAGGCAAAAAACAAGGCTCAAGTGCCATCATCAACAACCTTAACCACAAAGCTGCTCTTATGATAGCAAATGATGATATAAAAGAAAATGATTTAGTGGATATTGTTTTGATGCTTTAA